The segment ATCCGATGATCTCGACCAAAAGCGGCTGGCTGCCGTCGCTCGTCTGGCTCGTGCCGCTGATCGCCGCGCTGATCGGCATCGGCCTCGTGATCAAGTCCGTGCGCGAGCGCGGCCCGGAAATCACGATCAGCTTCCACAGCGCCGAAGGGCTCGAGCCCGGCAAGACCCAGGTCAAGTACAAGGACGTCGAGATCGGCATGGTCAAGACGATCAAGCTGTCGAAAGATCTGTCGCGCGTGCTCGTCCAGGTGCAGCTCAAGAAGGAAGCCGAGGACTTCGCGGTCAAGGGCTCGCGCTTCTGGATCGTGCGACCGCGCGTCGGTGCGACCGGCGTGTCGGGGCTCGGCACGCTGCTGTCCGGCGCATATATCGGCGTCGACGCCGGCCACGGGCAGGATACGCTGACCGACTTCACGGGCCTCGAGACACCGCCCGCCGTCACGGGCGACCAGAAAGGCACGCAGTACGTGCTGCGCGGCGATTCGCTCGGCTCGGTCGACATCGGCTCGCCCGTCTACTACCGCCGCGTGCAGGTCGGCCAGGTGGTCGGCTTCTCGCTCGACAAGGACGGCACGGGCGTCACGTTCAACGTGTTCGTCAATGCGCCGTACAACCAGTACGTCGGCGTGAATTCGCGCTGGTGGCAGGCCAGCGGCGTCGACCTGCGGCTCGATTCGAGCGGCCTGAAGCTGAACACGCAGTCGCTCGCGACGGTGATCCTCGGCGGTATCGCGTTCCAGACGCCGCCGAACCAGGGCAGCGGCGCGACGGCGCCGAACAACACGACGTTCCGCCTCGCCCCCGACGAGGGCGACGCGATGCGCGACCCGGACGGCCAGCCGCTGCAGGTCGTGATGAACTTCAACCAGTCGCTGCGCGGGCTCGCTGTCGGCGCGACGGTCGACTTCCGCGGCATCGTGCTCGGCGAAGTGACGAACATCGGCATCGACTACGATCCGAAGACGAAGAACTTCACGATGCCGGTGACGATGAACGTGTATCCGGAGCGCCTCGGCCGCCGCTTCCGCGAGACGATCGAGAGCAAGGGCGAACCGGCCCGCCGCGAAATCGTCGAGCGGCTCGTCCAGCACGGGCTGCGCGGCCAGTTGCGCACCGGCAACCTGCTGACGAGCCAGTTGTACGTCGCGCTCGACTTCTTCCCGAAGGCGCCGGTCGTGAAGATCGACACGGCGCGTCAGCCGCTCGAGCTGCCGACCGTGCCGAACACGCTCGACGAACTGCAGTTGCAGGTCGCCGATATCGCGAAGAAGCTCGACAAGGTGCCGTTCGACCAGATCGGCGCGAACCTGAACAGCGCGCTGTCGAACGCCGACAAGCTGTTCAAGCAGCTCGACACGCAGGTCGCGCCGGAAGCGCGCGACACGCTGTCGGCCGCGAAGCAGACCTTCTCGACCGCCGAAGCGACGCTGCAGCAGGATTCGCCGCTGCAGTCCGACGTGCGCGGCGCGCTGAAGGAACTCACGCGCACGCTGCAGTCGCTGAACGCGCTCGCCGACTATCTGGAGCGTCACCCCGAATCGCTGCTCAAGGGCAAGCCAGGAGATCAACAATGACGACACGCGTGAACGGTTTCGCGAGCGGCGCGGCTGCGGCCGTCGCCGCACTCGCGCTCGCCGCGTGCAGCTCGCCGCCCGCGCGGTTCTACACACTCAGCCCGGCCGACGCCGCGGCCCCGGTGCGCACCGCGCCGGCCAACCCGGCGTTCCTGATCGAGGTGCCGTCCGTCGGCGTGCCCGATCAGGTCGCGAAGAACCAGCTGGTCGTGCAGAAGAACGCCGCGCAGGTCGACGTGCTCGAACAGGAACGCTGGGCATCGCCGCCCGCGGACGAGATCCGCCGCGCGCTGTCCGACGATCTCGCCGCGCAGCTCGGCACGATCGACGTCGCGAATTCCGCGTACCCGCCCGGCGTGCCCGTGTATCGCGTCAGCGTGAACGTGCAGCGCTTCGAGTCGTGGCCCGGCAAGCGTGCCGCGGTCGACGCCGTGTGGAGCGTGCGCTCGCTCGGCACGCAGGCCGTGATGACGTGCCGCACGAGCGTCGCGGAACCGGTGGCCGACGGCTACGACGCGCTCGTCGCCGGCCACCGGCGCGCGCTCGACGTAGTCGCCACGCAGGCCGCGGCCGGCGTGCGCGCGATGGCCGCACGCCGCGGCACGGCACCCGCGGCCGGCAGCAAGACGGCCGCCGCGCCGGTCGTGCCGTGCCCGGCCAACCCGACGTCCGGCGGCGACGGCGGCGCGACGGGCAAGTCCGGCGCATAAGCGGGCAACGCACTGGCGAACGTTCGACGCAGCGTTCGTCGGCGCGGCTTCGTCCGGCGCGACACGCCCGCCGGCGATCGCCGGCGGCCCCTGTCGCAGCCGGCGTCGCACCGCCTTCATCGGCCGAACGGCCATTTGCATTGTTTGTCAAAATCGGCCGGAACCGGCGCCATCCAACGCGGTCGGCTTGCGTTTTCCCGCCTGATTGACGATCCTACGCACTTTCAGGCTCGCGCCGTTCGTCGTGCGCATCAGCCAGCGGTGCCGGGTCGCGTTCGGCCCGACCGCCGTGCCCCCGGCGCCCGCACGCGATCGGCGTGCACCGCAGCGGGGCAGCCGTACCGCGGGTCGCCGCGCAACGTCCGGCAACCTGCCCCGTCTCACCCGTTCTCCCCGGCGCCGTGCCGCGTTCCCGGCCGGCACCCCGAACCCGCCCGTCCAGGGCTTTCGCTATTCCGTTTATGTTTCGTTCCCTGACGACCCTGATCAAGAAGTGGCGCGCGTCGCGCAATGCCGGTCACCAGCTCGATGCGCTGCTCGCGCACGCCGACGCCGATGCGTCGTACGCCGAGCGCAGCGAATGGCTGATCGAGCTCGCGCACTGGCTGCGCCGCAACGGCACGATGCAGGCCGCGCAAGACGCGCCGGCCGAGCGCGACGCCGACGTGCGCGCATATCCGGCCCATGCACGGCTGCGCTACCTGTTCCACGTGCTCGATCGCAATCCCGCATGGAAGGCGCACGCGGCGCGGATCCTGCGCGGCATCCTGCGCGAATGCGACGGCATCTCGCTGCTGTGCGACGCCGGCATGCCCGTGCATTCGGGCTTCTTCGGCGCGCTGTTCGAGCGGATCGACTCGTCGCTGATCCCGCCCGCGCCAAACCGCCGCGAGCTGTCGGCGCTGTTCACGCTGATGTTCCCGGCACCCGAGGACGCGCAATGGATCGACGCGCTGCCCGACGACCTGCTCGCGCGCCTCGCCGAGCTGTTCTCGTTCGACGTCACCGACGAAGAGCGCCACGAGCCGGGCTCGTTCTCGCGCGACCTGCTGGCCGCGCTGCACAACCTGACCTGCCAGATCAGCTCGACCGGCCTGTCGCAGACGGTGCGCAGCCGGCTGTCCGACGACGACGCACGCAAGCCGCTCGAAACGCAGCCGTTCTACCGCCTCACGCGCGCGATGCTCGCGGTCGAGACCGCACACGCGGCCGTCGAGGACGGCGGCGACCCGAGCAAGCTGCTGCACGAGGTGAACTACTTGCGCGTGCTGCTCGACGAATGCCGGATCGCAGTCGACAACGTGTTCTCGCACCTGTACCAAAACGGCGTGTCGGTCGACATCGTGTTCCAGGTCGAACGGATGCGCATGCGTATCCTGCGCGCCGAAATGCTGCTGAACGCGTGGATGGCACGCGACGACCTGCACGGGATGGCACGCCTGACGGCCGAGCTGGTCGACGCGAACCAGAACAGCCAGAGCGTCACGCACCTCGTGCGCAGCAACTTCTCGCTGTTCGCGCGCAAGCTCGTCGAGACCAACGCGGACACCGGCGAGCACTACATCTCGCGCGGCCGCGCCGAGTACCTGAAGATGTTGCGGATGGCCGCGGGCGGCGGCCTCGTCACGGTCGTGACCGTGTGCGTGAAGTTCGCGATTACGGGCGCGCACCTGCAGTCGATGCTCGAAGGGCTGCTCGCGGGCGTCAACTACGCGGCCAGCTTCATGCTGATGCACTTCCTGCACTTCACGCTCGCGACCAAGCAGCCCGCGATGACCGCGCCGACGCTCGCGCGCGAACTCGACGACACCGGCCACGAGGAAGGCGTGAAGGCGTTCGTGTCGTCGGTGATCGCGCTGATTCGCACGCAGGCGGCCGCGATTTCCGGCAACGTGCTCGTCGTGCTGCCCGTGTGCCTGCTCGTGCAACTGTTCGCGGGCAACGTGCTGCACGCAAACCTGATCTCGCCGGAGAAGGCGCACGCGACGCTGCACTCATTCTCGCTGCTGGGCCCGACGCCGCTCTACGCGGCGCTGACGGGCGTGCTGCTGTGGACGTCGAGCCTGCTCGCTGGCTGGGCCGACAACTGGTTCGTGCTGCATCGGGTCGGCGACGCGCTCACGTACAACCGCCGGCTGCGCCTGACGCTCGGCGCGGCCGGCGCCGCGAAGCTCGCGCACTTCTGCCGGTCGAACGTCGCGGGCGTGGTCGCGAACGTCGGCCTCGGCCTGATGCTCGGCCTCGTTCCGGCGATCGTCACCGTGTTCATGTTCCCGTTCGAGGTGCGGCACGTGACGCTGTCGGCCGGCTCGATCGGGATCGCGCTCGGCGTGCTGGGCAAGGATGCGCTCGGGACGCCCGAGTTGTGGTGGGCCGGCGCCGGCGTGCTCAGCATGGCGATCCTCAACGTGCTCGTGAGCTTCGCGCTCGCGTTCACGATGGCCGTGCGCTCGCGCAGCCTGCGCCCGACCAAGGTGCGCGCGCTCGTCGCCGCGATCGTCCGCACGGTGCTGTCCAAGCCGTCCGCGCTGTTCTGGCCGGCCGGCGGCCAGGCCGCGCGCACCGGCCAGCCGGGCGCGCACTGAGCCCGCGGCGGCGCGGCGGTGCCCGGCCGGGTGCCGCCGCGCCGGCCGCCCGGCGAGCGAAAGCGGCCGCCGCGCCTGCGTCTGCCCGCCGAAACGCCGGCCCCGGTCGCCCGCGCCGCGTACAATAGTGGACTTTTGCACGTCCACTCCCGCCTTATGTCCTCGCCCACCCTGTACGAATTCTTCGCCCCCTGCCCGCGCGGCCTCGAAGCGGCGCTTGCCGCCGAGCTGGCCGAAATCGCCGGCCGCCACCTGAACGGTGCGCCGTTCACCGCGGGCGCGCAGGTGCCGGGCGGCGTCCATTTCAGCGGCGGCTGGGCCGCCGGCATGGCCGCGAACCTCCATTCGCGGATCGCGAGCCGGATCCTGCTGAAGATCGCGCACCGCGCGTACCGCAACGAGCAGGATGTCTATGCGCTCGCGCTCGAGCAGCCGTGGGAGCGCTGGTTCGCGGCGACGCAGACGCTGCGCGTCGACATCACCGCGATCAAGTCGCCGCTGAAGAGTCTCGAATTCGCGACGTTGCGCGTGAAGGACGCGATCTGCGACCGGATGCGCGACAAGACCGGCGCGCGCCCGAGCATCGACACGGGTGCGCCGGACGTGCGTGTGTTCGCGTTCCTGACGGCCAACGAGTGCACGCTGTACCTCGACACGTCGGGCGAGCCGCTGTTCAAGCGTGGCTGGCGTCTCGACAAGGGCGCGGCGCCGCTGCGCGAGAACCTCGCGGCCGGCATCCTGCGCCTGACGGGCTGGACGCCCGGCACGGCACTGTACGACCCGATGTGCGGCAGCGGCACGTTCCTCGCGGAAGCCGCGCAGATCGCGCTCGGCGTGGCGCCCGGCGTCGAACGCCGGTTCGGCTTCGAAAAGCTCAAGCAGTACGACATCACCGCGTGGCAGGGGCTGAAGGTCCCGGCACTGGACGCGAAGCGCGCGGCGCGCGGCAAGCGCGGCGACGCACTCGGCGTGTACGGCAGCGACATCTCCGGCGACATGCTCGAGAAGGCGCGCGCGAACCTCGAGCGCGCGGGCGTGCCGTCGGTGTGGCTCAAGCAGGTCGACGCACGCGGGATGACGCCGCCGTGCGACGGGCCGGGCATCATCCTGGCAAACCCGCCGTACGGCGAGCGGATCGAAGTGCGCGGCCGCAGCGCGCGCGGCGATGTGCGCGAGACGGGCCGCAACCGCGGCAACGACGACGCGTTCCGCCGCACGCACACCGACGCGCCGGACAGCGAGTTCTTCAACGCGCTCGGCGATGCGCTGAAGCAGCGCTTCACGGGCTGGCAGGCGTTCCTGCTGACGTCCGATCGTTCGCTGCCGGGCCAGTTGCGACTGCGCGAATCGGCGAAGACGCCGCTGTTCAACGGCGCGCTCGAATGCCGGCTGTTCCGCTTCGACCTGATCGCCGGCAGCGTGAAGGCACGCCCGGCCGCGCCGGAAGGCGACGCGTAAGCAACACCATCGCGCGGGGCCGCCATCGCGGCGCCCGCGCACTCCTCCCCGGCGCGGGTCAATGCTTCGACTTCGACCAGCGCCCCATCGTGAACGGCAGTGCGTGCCCCGTCTCGAGCAGCGTCTTCAGGCTCGACAGCACGACCGGCCACCCGCCGCGAATCCCGCGATCCATCTCCGAACCGGTCACGAGCCCGTCGTGCGTGACGGTCAGCTTCACGACGCCCTCGTGCGGCTCGACGAGATAGGTCACGCGCGATTCCTCACCTTCCCCTGACGGCGCACGCCACGTGACGACCAGCCGGTGCGGCGGATCGTTCTCGACCACTTCGCCGACGATGTCGACGCGCGACGGATCGTCGTAGTCCTGATGCTCCCATCGCGAGCCCGGCCGCCAGTCGGGCGACGCGTTGCGATGCCGCACCCAGTAGTCCTTCGTCAGTTCGGCATTGGTCAGCGCGTCGAACACGCGCTCGGGCGTCGCTGCGATGAACGTCACGTACACAAATGCGGGATTACCCATCGTCGTCTCCTGTATCGCGGGCCGCTTCCAGCCCGCGCTTGAGATCCGCCAGCGCCTGCAGGCGCTGACGCTCGAACTTGCCGATCCAGCGTTCCGCGATGTCGTGGATCGGCACCGGATTCAGGTAATGCAGCTTCTCCCTGCCGCGCCACGTCGTCGCGACAAGGTTCGCGGCCTCGAGCAGCGCAAGATGCTTGCTCACGGCCTGCCGGCTCATCGCGAGTCCGTCGCACAGCTCGGACAGAGTCTGGCCGCTTTTCGCATGCAGCAGGTCGAGCAACTGACGGCGCGTGGCATCGGCCAGCGCCTTGAAAACGAGATCCATGCCGCTCCCGGGACAATGGCTTTATTATGCAACCAAATAGTTGCATGTCAAGGGTGACAACACTACTGACAAGACGGTGTCAGCAGGCCGCGATCACACTGCAATTCCGGCGCAATGCAAGGCTGGTTTCCACACCGAACCCGAATAACAACGCAACAAGGAGCTCGTCATGACGTCCGCAACTGCCACCGCAACCCTGGAACGCGCGATCGCGTGGTTCGACATTCCGTCCCTCGATTTCGACCGCGCGATCCGCTTTTACGAAACCGTGCTGCAAACGACGCTGCAGCGCGAAGTCATCGGCGGCGTGCCGATGGCCACGTTCGATCACGAGGCGTCGAGCACGGGCGGCAGCATCGTGTTCGATCCGCAGCAGATGAAGCCGAGCGCGAACGGCGTGCTGGTCTACCTGAACGCCGGCGACTCGGTCGTCGCGGCGCTCGAACGCGCAAAGCGCGCCGGCGGCATCGTGCAGGGTTCGGTCGTCGAACTGCCGAACAACTACGGCTACATCGGCTACCTGATCGATACCGAGGGCAACCGGGTCGGCCTGCACGCGCCGAAATGCCATTGAGCGCACCGGCCATCGGGCCGGCGCGGCGCTATCATCGCGAAGTCCCCTTAGCCGTTGGAATCGAGGTGCTGCCATGACGCGCCGTGCCGACCGTCTGTTCCAGATCGCCGAGCTGCTGCGCGGGCGCCGTCTCACGACCGCGCAGCAGCTTGCCGACTGGCTGTCGGTGTCGCCGCGCACGGTCTATCGCGACGTGCGCGACCTGCAACTGTCAGGGGTGCCGATCGAAGGCGAAGCCGGCATCGGCTACCGGCTGAACCGCAACGCGAGCCTGCCGCCGCTCACGTTCACGGCCGAGGAGCTCGCGGCGCTCGCCACCGGCGCGCGCATGCTCGAGACCTGGGGCGGTGCGCGCTTCGCGAGCGGCGCCCGCTCGGCGCTCGCGAAGATCGCGTCGGCGATGCCGGCCGACAAGCGCACCGCGCTCGACCGCCTGCCCGTGTTCGCGCCGTCGTTCCACATCGACGAGACGTTTTGCGCGAAGGTCGACGCGATCCACCAGGCCATCGACACGCGCCACATCGTCAGCTTCGGCTACCGCGACCGGCTCGGCGCGCATTCGCAACGCCGCGTGTGGCCGCTCGGGCTCGTCTACTGGGGCGGGCGCTGGACGATCGGCGCGTGGTGCGAGCTGCGCGACGATTTCCGCACCTTCGACATCGCGCGGATGGGCGACATCACCGTGCACGAGCAGTTTCCGGACATGGAAGGACGGCGGATCGCCGACTACATGCGGATCGCGGAAGCGCCGATGCGCTGACGCGGCACGACGGCGGGCGCGCACCGCGTGCGGCTGCGCGCTGCCGTCGCCGTTCATTCCCCGGGCCGCCGCGCGGCGCCCGGCCCGCCTGTCCCTACGCGCCGAACACCACCGGCCGCTTCGGCCGCTCGTCGACATGCAGCGAAAACACGTCGGCCCGCGCATAGTGGCCGACGACGTCGAAGTCATAGCGCGCACGCACGAGCTCGTCGGTATCGATGCGCGCGGTCACGAGGCCGGCCTCGCCGATCAGCGGCTCCGTCAGCAGGTCGCCGAGCGGCCCGACGATCACGCTGCCGCCGCGGATCAGCGGCCGCTCGGGATCCCAGCCCGGCACGTCGATGCCGAGCGCGCGCGGCGACGGCTGCACCTGGCATGCGCTCACGACGAAGCAGCGCCCCTCGTGCGCGATGTGCCGCATCGAGCTTTGCCACAGATCGCGCTCGTCGACGGTCGGCGCACACCAGATCTGCACGCCTTTCGCGTACATCGCGCAGCGCAGCAGCGGCATGTGGTTCTCCCAGCAGATCGCGGCGCCCGCGCGTCCGGCGGCCGTGTCGACGACCGGCAGCGTCGAGCCGTCGCCCTGCCCCCAGATCAGCCGCTCGGTGCCGGTCGGCATCAGCTTGCGGTGCTTCGCGACGAGCCCGTCGCGCGGATCGAAAAACAGTGCCGTGCAGTACAGCGTGCTGCCGCCGCGCTCGATCACGCCGACCACGAGGCTCGCGCCCGTGCGCTGCGACAGCGCGACCAGCTCGTCGGTTTCAGGGCCCGGCACGTCGATCGCCTGCGCCGCGTAGCGCGCATACGCGTCGCGGCCCTCGGGCAGCCGGTAACCGAGCCGCGTGCCGAAGATCTCGCCTTTCGGATAGCCGCCGAGCACGGCCTCGGGCAGCACGACGAGCGACGCGCCGCTGTCGCGGATCGCGGTTTCGTAGCCGAGGATCGTGTCGAGCGTGGCGCGCGTGCCGGCGGGCGATGCGCCGATCTGCAGTGCGGCGATGACGGACGTGGACATGAGGGCGTCTCCGTTGAATGGGATGCCGCCATCTTTATCGATATGATGTCATCGATCAAATCGATAGAACGATAAGTGTCATGAATGCGGATGATATCGCCAGCCTCGACCTGAACCTGCTGAAGGTGTTCGAGGCGCTGTACGAGGAAGGCGGCGCGAGCCGCGCGGCGCTGCGGCTCGGCCTCACGCAGTCGGCCGTCAGCGCGGCGCTCGCGCGGCTGCGCGTGATCTACGCCGATCCGCTGTTCGTGCGCACCGGCCGCGGGCTCGCGCCGACGCCGCGCGCGGACGAACTGAAGCCGATCCTGTCCGACGCGCTCGACCGTTGCCGCGAAAGCCTCGCGATCGCGGCCGACGGCGGCGACCGCGTCGGCCGCACGATCTCGATCGGGCTGTCGGACGACTTCGAGATCGCGCTCGGCCGCGCCCTGATCGACGCGGTCGCGCGGCAAGCCGCGGGCATCCGGCTGATCTTCCGGCAGACGCACAGCGGCATCGCCGGCGACGCGCTGCTGCGGCACGGCGTCGATCTCGCGATCGCGTCGGGCGGGTTCTCGGCGAACGGGCTCAGCCGGCGCGCGGTCGCGACGGGCGGCTACGCATGCCTGATCGATCCGGCCGCCCGGGCACGGCCGCCGCGCACGCTCACGCTCGCCGATTTCCTGCGGCGCGACCACCTGCTCGTGTCGTCGGGCGGCGTGATCGGGATTGTCGACGAGGCGCTGGCCGCGCTCGGCCACAAGCGGCGCGTCGCGGCATCGACCACGCATTTCGCCGCGTTGCCGTACCTGCTCGCCGGCTCCGACGCGGTGGCGACGATTCCCGCGCACGCGGCGC is part of the Burkholderia pyrrocinia genome and harbors:
- a CDS encoding VOC family protein translates to MTSATATATLERAIAWFDIPSLDFDRAIRFYETVLQTTLQREVIGGVPMATFDHEASSTGGSIVFDPQQMKPSANGVLVYLNAGDSVVAALERAKRAGGIVQGSVVELPNNYGYIGYLIDTEGNRVGLHAPKCH
- a CDS encoding ArsR/SmtB family transcription factor produces the protein MDLVFKALADATRRQLLDLLHAKSGQTLSELCDGLAMSRQAVSKHLALLEAANLVATTWRGREKLHYLNPVPIHDIAERWIGKFERQRLQALADLKRGLEAARDTGDDDG
- a CDS encoding SRPBCC family protein, with translation MGNPAFVYVTFIAATPERVFDALTNAELTKDYWVRHRNASPDWRPGSRWEHQDYDDPSRVDIVGEVVENDPPHRLVVTWRAPSGEGEESRVTYLVEPHEGVVKLTVTHDGLVTGSEMDRGIRGGWPVVLSSLKTLLETGHALPFTMGRWSKSKH
- a CDS encoding PqiC family protein, which codes for MTTRVNGFASGAAAAVAALALAACSSPPARFYTLSPADAAAPVRTAPANPAFLIEVPSVGVPDQVAKNQLVVQKNAAQVDVLEQERWASPPADEIRRALSDDLAAQLGTIDVANSAYPPGVPVYRVSVNVQRFESWPGKRAAVDAVWSVRSLGTQAVMTCRTSVAEPVADGYDALVAGHRRALDVVATQAAAGVRAMAARRGTAPAAGSKTAAAPVVPCPANPTSGGDGGATGKSGA
- a CDS encoding THUMP domain-containing class I SAM-dependent RNA methyltransferase; its protein translation is MSSPTLYEFFAPCPRGLEAALAAELAEIAGRHLNGAPFTAGAQVPGGVHFSGGWAAGMAANLHSRIASRILLKIAHRAYRNEQDVYALALEQPWERWFAATQTLRVDITAIKSPLKSLEFATLRVKDAICDRMRDKTGARPSIDTGAPDVRVFAFLTANECTLYLDTSGEPLFKRGWRLDKGAAPLRENLAAGILRLTGWTPGTALYDPMCGSGTFLAEAAQIALGVAPGVERRFGFEKLKQYDITAWQGLKVPALDAKRAARGKRGDALGVYGSDISGDMLEKARANLERAGVPSVWLKQVDARGMTPPCDGPGIILANPPYGERIEVRGRSARGDVRETGRNRGNDDAFRRTHTDAPDSEFFNALGDALKQRFTGWQAFLLTSDRSLPGQLRLRESAKTPLFNGALECRLFRFDLIAGSVKARPAAPEGDA
- a CDS encoding helix-turn-helix transcriptional regulator, which produces MTRRADRLFQIAELLRGRRLTTAQQLADWLSVSPRTVYRDVRDLQLSGVPIEGEAGIGYRLNRNASLPPLTFTAEELAALATGARMLETWGGARFASGARSALAKIASAMPADKRTALDRLPVFAPSFHIDETFCAKVDAIHQAIDTRHIVSFGYRDRLGAHSQRRVWPLGLVYWGGRWTIGAWCELRDDFRTFDIARMGDITVHEQFPDMEGRRIADYMRIAEAPMR
- a CDS encoding LysR family transcriptional regulator, with translation MNADDIASLDLNLLKVFEALYEEGGASRAALRLGLTQSAVSAALARLRVIYADPLFVRTGRGLAPTPRADELKPILSDALDRCRESLAIAADGGDRVGRTISIGLSDDFEIALGRALIDAVARQAAGIRLIFRQTHSGIAGDALLRHGVDLAIASGGFSANGLSRRAVATGGYACLIDPAARARPPRTLTLADFLRRDHLLVSSGGVIGIVDEALAALGHKRRVAASTTHFAALPYLLAGSDAVATIPAHAARAIARSAPLRALACPVELPRYPVEIGWRTSTQRDPAIVRVRDTIAACIANLVAP
- a CDS encoding carbon-nitrogen hydrolase family protein, encoding MSTSVIAALQIGASPAGTRATLDTILGYETAIRDSGASLVVLPEAVLGGYPKGEIFGTRLGYRLPEGRDAYARYAAQAIDVPGPETDELVALSQRTGASLVVGVIERGGSTLYCTALFFDPRDGLVAKHRKLMPTGTERLIWGQGDGSTLPVVDTAAGRAGAAICWENHMPLLRCAMYAKGVQIWCAPTVDERDLWQSSMRHIAHEGRCFVVSACQVQPSPRALGIDVPGWDPERPLIRGGSVIVGPLGDLLTEPLIGEAGLVTARIDTDELVRARYDFDVVGHYARADVFSLHVDERPKRPVVFGA
- a CDS encoding intermembrane transport protein PqiB, producing the protein MNSPQGPQHDQPRPPDPMISTKSGWLPSLVWLVPLIAALIGIGLVIKSVRERGPEITISFHSAEGLEPGKTQVKYKDVEIGMVKTIKLSKDLSRVLVQVQLKKEAEDFAVKGSRFWIVRPRVGATGVSGLGTLLSGAYIGVDAGHGQDTLTDFTGLETPPAVTGDQKGTQYVLRGDSLGSVDIGSPVYYRRVQVGQVVGFSLDKDGTGVTFNVFVNAPYNQYVGVNSRWWQASGVDLRLDSSGLKLNTQSLATVILGGIAFQTPPNQGSGATAPNNTTFRLAPDEGDAMRDPDGQPLQVVMNFNQSLRGLAVGATVDFRGIVLGEVTNIGIDYDPKTKNFTMPVTMNVYPERLGRRFRETIESKGEPARREIVERLVQHGLRGQLRTGNLLTSQLYVALDFFPKAPVVKIDTARQPLELPTVPNTLDELQLQVADIAKKLDKVPFDQIGANLNSALSNADKLFKQLDTQVAPEARDTLSAAKQTFSTAEATLQQDSPLQSDVRGALKELTRTLQSLNALADYLERHPESLLKGKPGDQQ
- a CDS encoding site-specific recombinase, giving the protein MFRSLTTLIKKWRASRNAGHQLDALLAHADADASYAERSEWLIELAHWLRRNGTMQAAQDAPAERDADVRAYPAHARLRYLFHVLDRNPAWKAHAARILRGILRECDGISLLCDAGMPVHSGFFGALFERIDSSLIPPAPNRRELSALFTLMFPAPEDAQWIDALPDDLLARLAELFSFDVTDEERHEPGSFSRDLLAALHNLTCQISSTGLSQTVRSRLSDDDARKPLETQPFYRLTRAMLAVETAHAAVEDGGDPSKLLHEVNYLRVLLDECRIAVDNVFSHLYQNGVSVDIVFQVERMRMRILRAEMLLNAWMARDDLHGMARLTAELVDANQNSQSVTHLVRSNFSLFARKLVETNADTGEHYISRGRAEYLKMLRMAAGGGLVTVVTVCVKFAITGAHLQSMLEGLLAGVNYAASFMLMHFLHFTLATKQPAMTAPTLARELDDTGHEEGVKAFVSSVIALIRTQAAAISGNVLVVLPVCLLVQLFAGNVLHANLISPEKAHATLHSFSLLGPTPLYAALTGVLLWTSSLLAGWADNWFVLHRVGDALTYNRRLRLTLGAAGAAKLAHFCRSNVAGVVANVGLGLMLGLVPAIVTVFMFPFEVRHVTLSAGSIGIALGVLGKDALGTPELWWAGAGVLSMAILNVLVSFALAFTMAVRSRSLRPTKVRALVAAIVRTVLSKPSALFWPAGGQAARTGQPGAH